TTGTGAAGACCGGCGACCGGGTCGCCGTCATCCCCGCGGAACTGGGCGAACTGCCCGCCCTGCGGACCTACGAGGACATCGACGTCCTGGGCGAGCTGGCCCAGCGGTGCGAGCAGCGGGAGTTCGCCCCCGGTGACGTGCTGGCCGAGTTCGGCAGCCAGGCGGAAGAGGTGTTCCTGCTCGCGCACGGCAAGGTCGAGAAGATCGGCACCGGCCCCTACGGCGACGACGCGGTCCTCGGCGTACTGGCCGACGGCGCCTACTTCGGCGAGCAGGCCCTGCTCGACCCCGACGCGATCTGGGAGTACACGGCCCGCGCGGTCACCGCGTGCACGGTGCTCGTCCTGCCGCGTCAGGCCGTCGAGCAACTCGCAGAGCGCGCCGAGACCCTGAGCGAGCACCTGCAGGAACAGCGCTCGATCCCGTCGCAGCGCACCAACAAGTACGGCGAGAAGGAGATCGACCTCGCCGCCGGCCACAGCGGTGAGCCGGACATCCCGCACACCTTCGTCGACTACGAGGCCGCGCCGCGCGAGTACGAACTCAGCGTCGCCCAGACCGTCCTGCGCATCCACACGCGCGTGGCCGACCTCTACAACCAGCCGATGAACCAGACCGAGCAGCAGATCAGGCTGACGGTCGAGGCGTTGAAGGAGCGCCAGGAGCACGAGCTCATCAACAACCGGGAGTTCGGCCTCCTCCACAACTGCGAGTACGACCAGCGCCTCCAGCCGCACGACGGCGTGCCCAGCCCGGACGACCTGGACGAGCTGCTCTGCCGGCGCCGGGGCACCAAGCTGCTGCTCGCCCACCCGCGCGCGATCTCCGCGTTCGGCCGCGAGCTGAACAAGCGCGGACTGGTACCCGAGACCGTCGACATCGCGGGCAACCGCATCCCCACCTGGCGCGGTGTGCCGATCTACCCGTGCAACAAGATCCCGGTGACCGAGGCCAGGACCACGTCGATCATCGCCATGCGTACCGGCGAGGAGGACCAGGGTGTCATCGGCCTGCGGGCCGCGAGCATCCCCGACGAGATCGAGCCCAGCCTGTCCGTGCGGTTCATGGGCATCAACGAACAGGCGATCATCAAGTACCTCGTGACGGCCTACTACTCGGCCGCGGTCCTGGTCCCCGACGCGCTCGGCGTGCTGGAGAACGTCGAGATCGGCCGCTGGCGGTGACCCTGTCCGACCGGACGCCGTGTCCCTGCCCGACGGGGCGGGGACACCTCGCGGGCACGCGCCCACCCACCGAGGAACCGCCACCGTCCGCGGCGTCGACGAGGCGACCCCATGGGTGAGTTCGTGACGGAGACCGAGCGGAGCCCCGTCGGCGGGGTCCCGAGGCCGGCGGGGGTCGTCGAGCGGAATCGGAGGGGAGTTCTGGAGCCGGACGGGGACGCGAAACCGGAACCGGAGAAGACCGAGTCCGGTGCGGGTGCGGGTGCGGGTTTGGGCCTGGACTTGGGCTTGGACTTGAGCGCCGATGTCGGTGGGTCGGTCGGCCGGGCCGGTTCGGTGAGCGGCCTCGAAGGACACGAGGCGGCGGGGATTCTGGAACAGGCGCGGAGGTCGGTCGATCCCGAACTGCGCCGGGCCGTCGGGTCGTTACCCGGTTCGATGCGCCGTGTCGCGCGGTACCACTTCGGCTGGGAGGACGCGGGCGGCACCCCGGTCACGGGGAACGCCGGCAAGGCGATACGCCCGGCGCTGGTCCTGGCCGCCGTCTCCGCGCTCGGCGGGCGCGAGTCCACCGCCGTGCGGGCCGCCGCGGCGGTGGAGCTGGTGCACAACTTCACACTGCTGCACGACGACGTGATGGACCGGGACACCACACGCAGACACCGGGCCACCGCGTGGACGGTGTTCGGGATTCCCGACGCGATCCTGGCCGGGGACGCGCTCCAGGCCCTGGCCCAACGACTGCTGGCCGAGGACCCGCATCCGGCGTCGGCCGCCGCTTCCGCCCGCCTCGCGGCCTGTGTCGTCGAACTGTGCGCGGGCCAGCACACCGACACAGAGATGGAGGGCCGCCGGCCGGAGGAGGTCACTCTCGACGAGGTGCTCGTCATGGCCGAGGCCAAGACCGGTGCGCTGCTCGGCTGCGCCTGCGCGGTGGGCGCGTTGTACGCGGGCGCCGGTGACGAGGACGTCGAGGCTCTCGACGCGTTCGGGCGGGAGGCGGGGCTGGCCTTCCAGCTCATCGACGACGTGATCGGGATCTGGGGCGACCCGAGCCACACCGGCAAGCCGGCCGGAGCGGACCTCATGGTGCGCAAGAAGTCCCTCCCGGTGGTCGCCGCGCTCGCCTCCGGCACCCCCGAGGCCGACGAACTCGCCGAGCTGTACGGACTGCCGTACGCGGAGGGGGACCTGGAGCGCACGGCCTCGGCCGTCGAGCGGGCCGGGGGGCGGGACTGGGCGCAGATCCAGGCCGCCGATCGCATGGCCAGGGCCATGCACGCACTCTCTCGCGCGGTCCCGGACCCGGAGTCGGCCGGCGGGCTCCTCGCGCTCGCCGAGTTCGTGACGCGCCGCAGCAGCTGAGGTGGGGTGCGAGGTGGGATTCGAGGGGTGGTTGATGCTCCGGAGGTGTCGTGCCGTGCGGACCTGACCCCGCGCGGTGCCGCCGCCTTCGGGTGGTCGGCGGGTCCCGCACATCCCCACGGTGTGCGGGGCCCGCCGGTTCGTCGCCCCAGCCGTCTGCCGTCTGCCGTCCGCAGACTGCTGCCCTCGCCCGTCCCGTTCTTCTTTACGGGACGATCGTCCGCACGACGCGTTCCATCAGGCCCTCGGGGGCGGTGACGCCGGGAAGGGCGCCGTCGAGGACGTCCGGCAAGGTCAGGTGCTCGAGCAGGAGGCCCTGCATGGCCAGGTAGAGCACCATGACGGTCTCGTCGCCGCCGGGGAGGCCCGCCTCGCGGTGGAACCGCATGCCGAAGTCCAGCTCGCCGCGCACCGACTCGGTGTACGAGGCGTACAGGGCCGGGCGGCGGGTGGCCTCGAGGCGTAGTTCGAGGTGGGCGAGGTAGCCGGTGCGGTCCCCGGTGACGCGGGCCAGCAGATCGCGCATGAAGGCCTCGACCAGGGTCCGGTCCTTCGGCGAGGCGAGCAGCTCCTCGACCACGGCCGGGTCGGGGGCCAGGCGTTCCTTCAGCCGCGCGTCGATCTGGTGGAGCAGGGCGTCGCGGTCGGCGAAGTAGTTCGACGCGGTGCCCACCGGGACGCCGGCCTCGGCGTCCACCGCGCGGAACGTCAGTCCGCGTGCCCCCTCCCGCGCCAGCACCGCCACCGCCGCGTCCAACAGAGCGCCTCTGCGCTCGGAGTTCCTGACCATCCGGGCTCCTCAGTGCTTAATCCCTTGCAACCACTACAGGTGAAGTACTATAACTGACGTGGTTGCGGGGGATGCGGCGTCGAATGGCTGCCGTCGGCTCTGACGCGACTTGCCTGACCGACGACGAAAAGAGACTGTTTTGCGCAAGCTCACGTACCTCATCGCGTGTTCGATCGACGGGTTCATCGGAGATCCGAACGGTGACGCGTCGTACATGTATCCCTACGTCGTGGGTGAGTACGCCGAGTACGCCATCGCGGAGTTCCCGGACACCAACCCGGTCCATGTCCGTCGGCTCATCGGCACCGATGGTCTGCCCAACAAGGACTACGACACGATCATCCAGGGCCGTGCCAGCTACGACGTGGCGCTGAAGGAGGGCATCACCAGCCCGTACACCCATCTGCGCCAGTACGTCGCCTCGCGCACGCTGAAGGAGTCGCCCGACCCGAGCGTCGAGATCATCTCCGACGACCTGGTCGGCAAGGTCCGCGAACTCAAGGCGGAGGACAGCGATCTCGGCATCTACCTGTGCGGCGGCTCGGTGATCGCGGGAGAGCTGGTCGACGAGATCGACGAGCTGATCATCAAGACGTACCCGGTCGTGCAGGGCAGCGGCATGCCGATGTTCGGCTCCGGATTCGCCCTCACCGAGTTCACGCTCGACGAGGTGCGCGGCTTCGACAACGGGGTCGTCGTGCGGAAGTACAGCAGGAAGCGCTGAGCGCCGAGCGCCGAGCGCCCGTGCCGAGAGTGCCAAGGGCCCGTGCCGGGCGCCGTTCGAGCGTCGGAGATTGTCGGTGTACGGCGGGGAGCGCACCGACGGAGTCGGTTCTACCCTGAGGGCATGGGCATCGACGAGCATGTCTGCCCGGTCTGCGGACAGCCTGTGGCCACGGTCGTACGGCGACACAAGACGCTGGGCGCGTGGGTACCCGTATGGAGTCCGGGTCCGTGCAGGAATCACGAGTGTGCGGCGTACGTCGACGAGGCCGACGAGGCCGCGGAGGCCGCCGCGGAGAAGCCCCGGGCGGTGGCCCGGCGGACGCACGGGAGCCATGGTGCGCACGGCGGTCACGGCAGTCGTACCGCCCCTGCCGCCCATACCGCCCCTGCTGGTCACGGCGGTCGCTCCGGTCATGAGGCGCCCCCGGGCGAGGCCGAGGCGGTGGTCGCGTCTCCCGAGGTGACGGAGCCGGCTCCGGCCGAGGCGAGGACCGAGGAGAAGGCCTGACCGGGCCTGCCGGGGTCGCACCGGCTCGGCCCGCGGCTCGGACCCGCGGCAGACGAAGGAGCGGACTCATGAAGTTCCTGATGATGGTCCAGGGCACGCAGGCGGACTACGAGGGCATGCGGGGCAAGGCCTCCGAGGACTCTCCGGCCTGGACGCAGGAGCAGTTGCGGGCCATGTACGCCTATATGAGCGCCATCAACGACGACCTCACCGAGACCGGGGAGATGCTCGACGGGCAGGGGCTGGCCGAGCCGGCGAGCACCCGGTTCGTCACGGCGGACGCCGACGGCAAACCGGTGATCAAGGACGGGCCCTACCCGGACACCGCTGAACTGCTCGCCGGCTACTGGCTCCTGGACTGTGCCGACCTGGACCGGGTCACCGAGATCGCGGCCCGCGTCGCCCAGTGCCCCGGCCCCGAAGGGCTCAAGGAGTACCCGGTGGTCATCCGCCCGGTGCTGGAAGGGGCCGAGGACATCTGAGCCGGTGGGTTACGCGGACGGCCGGCGCGTGTCTTGGACGGCTGGCCCGTCGCGGGCTCACCCGTCCTCCTCCCGGGGCCCCGGCCTCAGCCCGCCGTCGGAGGCAGCCCGCCTGTCTCCGGGGACCGGCCCGTCAGGCAGTACAGGCCGCCCGCCGGGTCGCGCATCACGGTCCAGTGCGGCTGGTGGGACACGCAGGTGGCGCCGGACGATTCGTGGTTTGTTCGCGTGGCGTCGATGTCGGCGCAGGCGAAGTCGAGGTGGGCGGATGCCGGGCGCGGGGTGTCGAGGCGCTGGAGGAGGATGCGGAGGGGGAGACCGGCCGGCGGCCGCAGTACGTGGAACTCCGGGCGGGAACCCGGACGGGAGTCCCACCCCGTCAGGGTCGCCCAGAAGGTGACCTCCCCTTCGAAGGCGGCCGGTGGCACGTCGAGGCACACCTGGTCCAGCCGGCTCCCGTCGACCACCGGCGGCCGCTCGGCCTCTCCCTGCCACGGCACCGCGCAGAAGAGCTGCCCGGCGGGTGAGCGCAGCACCGCCCAGCCGTCGTGCGGGGCGACGACCTCCGCGCCGAGCCGGACCGCCCGGTCGACGAGCGCGTGGACGTCCTCCACCACGAGATCCAGGTGAGCGCCGCCGTCACCCGACCTGACGCCCTGCGCCTTCACGCACGCGTCGCCGTTCTCCGGCAGCAAGGTGACGAACTCGCCCTGATCGCCGCGCGGCGCGGACAGCCGCGTCGCCGTGACCGCCGTCCAGAAGGCGCAGGCCCGCGCGAACTCGGCCGCCGGCCGGTCGACGAAGGCGTACGTCCACCGAATCGGCCCACCGGAAATCGGCCCACCCGTCTCGCCCGCCCCGCCCTCCGCGCCGCCGTCCAGGCCTTCGCCCCCGCCGCCGTTACCGCCCGCTCCACCCACAGCGCCGCTCCTCGTCGTACGGTCCAGCCCCACGGCTGAACGACTCGTACGGTCCCTTGCCGTCCCGTTCCGCGCAACGCCGTTTCCGTGGGCCGGGCCGCCGCCGCGGCACCCGGATGATCAGTCCCGGCGCTGCATGAAGCGCAGCATGTTGCCCGCCGGGTCGCGGAACGCGCAGTCGCGGACGCCGTACGGCTGGTCCGTGGGGGCTTGGAGGACGTCGGCACCGGAGGCTTCGACGCGGGCGTAGAGGGCGTCGCAGTCGCTGGTGGCGAAGTTGACGCCCCGCAGGACGCCCTTGGCGAGAAGGGTGGCGATGGTCTCGCGGTCGGCGGGGGAGATGTCGGGATCGGCGGCGGGCGGCTCCAGGACGATCTCCACGTCCGGCTGGAGCGGGGAGCCCACGGTGACCCAGCGCATGCCCTCGAAGCCCACGTCACCGCGGACCTCCATGCCCAGGACGTCGCGGTAGAAGGCGAGCGCCTTGTCATGGTCGTCCACGGCGAGGAAGCACTGGGCGAGCTTCACGTCCGGGGCGGGGAGGCCGTGCGCGGTGTTCGGATCGTTCGTAGCCATGTCCTCACACTAGGTCGCTCCGCACGGTCCCGTCCGGGCGCGGCCTAGGACGGTTCGCCCGGTTCCGCCGTGCGTATGCGGTGTCGGGTCGGTCGGGTCAGGCGCTTCGCCACGCACGCGGGGATGGCCGCGCCCTCCTCGTGCGAGCGGGCCCGGTAGGCGCTCGGGGTCTCGCCGACCAGCTCTGTGAAGCGGGAGCTGAAGGAGCCCAGCGACGTACACCCCACGGCCATGCACACCTCGGTCACCGTGAGGTCGCCGCGGCGCAGCAACGCCTTGGCGCGCTCTATCCGGCGGGTCATGAGATAGCCGTACGGGGTCTCGCCGAAGGCCGCGCGGAAGCTGCGCTGGAAGTGTCCGGGGGACATCAGCGCGGTGCGGGCGAGCGCGGTCACGTCCAGCGGCTCGGCGTACTCGCGGTCCATGCGGTCCCGCGCCCGCCGCAGCCGCACCAGATCGTCCCGGTTCATTCCCACAGCATCGCACCCGCCACTGACAACCGCGTCACCCCTTCACCGCCGAGCTGGCCACCCCCTGGACGAACCATCGCTGGAAGAAGGCGAAGACGATCAGCACGGGCAGGACGAGGAGGACGCCGAAGGCGAGGATCTGGCCCCAGTCCGGGGGCTGCTGCCCCTGGAAGACGCTCATCTCCAGCGGCAGCGGACGCACCGACGGGTCGGAGACCATCAGCACCGGCCAGAGGAACGATCCCCACTGGGTGAGGAAGGTCAGGATGGCGACCGAGGCGAAGGCCGGCTTCGACATCGGGACGATGATCGCGAAGAAGGTGCGCCAGGGGCCGGCGCCGTCGAGCCGGGCCGCCTCCTCGATGCTCGGCGGGATCGAGCGGAAGAACGTGTGGAACTGGTAGACCGAGAAGGCGTTGGCGACGAAGGGGAGCGCCTGGATGAAGAGCGTGTTCCGCTGGTCGTTGAACATGTAGAACAGCGGCACGGCCACCGACTCGAACGGCACCAGCATCAGCAGCAGGACCAGGGTGAAGACGGCCTCCCGGCCCCGCCACCTCAGTCGCGAGAGCCCGTACGCCGCCATCGAGTTGACGAACAGGCCGCCCGTCACCACCACGAAGGCGAGCAGCAGCGAGACGCCCATGAACTGCCAGAAGTGGCCCGTGCTGTCGGAGTTCAGGCTGTCGAGGACGGCGGCGTAGTTGTCGAAGGACAGATGGGTGGGGAGGAAGCCGGACAGCCCGTTCAGGACCTCGTCGGACGGCTTGAGGCTGCCGAGGAGGAGATAGAGGACGGGCAGCGCGAAGACGAACGCCAGGACCGAGAGGACGGCGTAGTCGAGGAAGCGGCGCAGTGGTCCCCGGGACAGGCCGCCACCCGCGCTCCCGCCCACACCCGGGTGCGTACTCGTGGTCGTGGTCATGCTCAGTCCTCGTTGTCGGGCCGGACGACGCGGCGCTGGATCAGGGTCAGGGCGACGACGATCAGGAAGAACACGACGGTGATCGCGGACGCCTGGCCGATGTTGTTCTGGTCGAAGGCGGTGGTGACGGCCTGGTACATCACCGTGCGGGCCGCGTCCTCGTCGAGCCCACCGCCCTTGACCAGGACGTACACCTGGTCGAAGACGCGGAAGGACAGCACCGAGGTGAGCATCACGACGAAGACGAGCGTGGAGCGGATGCCGGGCAGGGTGACGTGCCGGAACTGCTGCCAGGGCGTGGCCCGGTCGAGCTGGGCGGCCTCGTAGAGCTCGCCCGGGATCTGCTGGAGCCCGGCGAGCAGGATGACCATCTGGAAACCCACGCCCTGCCAGACGGACAGGACGATGATCGAGGCCATCGCGGTCAGGCCGTCGCCGAGCCAGTCGAACGCGCCCCAGTTGCCGAGGCTCACCGCGTCCAGCGCCGAGTTGAGCATGCCCTGGTCGCTGCGGGCGAGGATCAGCCGCCAGATCACCGCGACCAGGGCCATCGGGAAGACGACCGGCATGAAGAACACCGACCGGAAGATCCCGATCGCCTTCAGCTTGCGGTTCAGCAGGATCGCCAGGCCCAGCGCGAGGCCGGTCTGGAGGGGGACGACGACCACGGCGAAGGTCAGGTTGTTGAGCAGCGCCCGCAGGAACGGGCCGGAGAGGTCGGGGTCGGTGAACAGCCGCCGGTACTGCTCGACCCCGAAGAAGGTGGGCTCCAGCGGGGAGCCGAGGCGCACGTTGTAGAAGGAGAGCACCACGGCGTAGCAGAAGGGGATGCCGACGAAGGCGATCAGTCCGGCGACGGCGGGGGCGGACATGAGCAGTCCGTGCAGCCATGCGCGGTCGCGGCGTGACGGCCGTCGTGCCGGTGTGCCGGGGGGTGAGGCCTGCTGCCGGCCTGGGGCCGCCGCGGGCGCGGGTTCCACGGTTTTCACGGAGGGGTCCTCTTCCCGGAGGGGCGGACGGACACGGAGTGCGCCCGCCCCGGCCGATGGGTTCGGCTGAACCCGTTGAGTTCGACTGGACCGATGGGTGCGATGCGGCCGACGGGGCGCGTGGCTACGGGATCTCGTAGCCGGCGTTGTCCGAGAAGTCCCGGTCGATGGCGCGGGCGGCCTTCGCCAGGGCCTCCTTGGGGTCGGCGCCGCCGTAGATCGAGTTGACGGCCTCGCTGAACTTCGCGGTCACCACGGGGTATCCGGCGGTCACCGGACGGGTGACGGCGACGCACGACGCGCTGATCTCACTGTCGCCGCAGGGCTTGGCGAGCTGGTCGGCGAAGAGCTGGAGCGGGCCGCCCTGCTGGTAGAGGGGGCTCGCGGCGAGCGCGGACTTGGTGGCCGGCGGAGCGCCGTTGGCCTGCGTCATGGCGCCGACGTTGGTGTCGTCGAGCAGGAAGTCCAGGAAGGTGCCGGCGGCCTTGGCGTTCTTGCTGTTCGCGCCGACACCCCAGGCCCAGGAGCCCTGGCCGGTCTTCGGGCCGTCGCCGAAGTCGGGCAGCGGCAGCACGACCAGGTCGTCACCGAGCGCCTCGCTGTAGGCGGGGTACATCCAGTGCCCGACCCAGCTCAGGGCGACCCGGCCCTTGGCGAAGGCGTTGCCGTCGGTGTTGGCGTCCGTCACGGCCTTCCAGGACTGGAAGGTCTTCATGGCCGACACCACCTCAGGGGTGTCGAGGGCGCCCTCCGCCTTGCCGTCCTTGAGCAGGGAGCCGCCGGCCGACCAGACGATCGGGGCGAAGCCGTAGGTCCCCCACTCGTTGGCGTAGCCGTTGCCCTCCTGGAGGTCGATGACCTTGCCGTCGGAGTCCTTCGCCTTGAGCGCCTTGAGCGCGGCGTCGAACTCCTTCGCGGTCCAGGCTTCGTCCAGGCTCTTCGGGTACGTCACCCCGGCCGCGTCCAGCAGCTTCTTGCTGCCGTACATGCCGAGCCCGGAGTCGAACATGCCGAGGCCGTAGTGCTTGCCGTCGATCTCGCCCTGCGCCTTGCTC
This genomic stretch from Streptomyces deccanensis harbors:
- a CDS encoding VOC family protein, whose protein sequence is MDGGAEGGAGETGGPISGGPIRWTYAFVDRPAAEFARACAFWTAVTATRLSAPRGDQGEFVTLLPENGDACVKAQGVRSGDGGAHLDLVVEDVHALVDRAVRLGAEVVAPHDGWAVLRSPAGQLFCAVPWQGEAERPPVVDGSRLDQVCLDVPPAAFEGEVTFWATLTGWDSRPGSRPEFHVLRPPAGLPLRILLQRLDTPRPASAHLDFACADIDATRTNHESSGATCVSHQPHWTVMRDPAGGLYCLTGRSPETGGLPPTAG
- a CDS encoding ABC transporter substrate-binding protein, with protein sequence MNPTTSSTSRRFRRTARTGLALVLPLAALAACGGGGGGDTSAEAGSGEGTISVWAHQGQKSESEALQNAVKSFNSSQKKVKVELKLIPETDYTKTITATDAGELPDVMEFDGPTMANFVYNKKLAPIDDHVSAKTLANATDASKAQGEIDGKHYGLGMFDSGLGMYGSKKLLDAAGVTYPKSLDEAWTAKEFDAALKALKAKDSDGKVIDLQEGNGYANEWGTYGFAPIVWSAGGSLLKDGKAEGALDTPEVVSAMKTFQSWKAVTDANTDGNAFAKGRVALSWVGHWMYPAYSEALGDDLVVLPLPDFGDGPKTGQGSWAWGVGANSKNAKAAGTFLDFLLDDTNVGAMTQANGAPPATKSALAASPLYQQGGPLQLFADQLAKPCGDSEISASCVAVTRPVTAGYPVVTAKFSEAVNSIYGGADPKEALAKAARAIDRDFSDNAGYEIP
- a CDS encoding TetR/AcrR family transcriptional regulator; translated protein: MVRNSERRGALLDAAVAVLAREGARGLTFRAVDAEAGVPVGTASNYFADRDALLHQIDARLKERLAPDPAVVEELLASPKDRTLVEAFMRDLLARVTGDRTGYLAHLELRLEATRRPALYASYTESVRGELDFGMRFHREAGLPGGDETVMVLYLAMQGLLLEHLTLPDVLDGALPGVTAPEGLMERVVRTIVP
- a CDS encoding carbohydrate ABC transporter permease — its product is MTTTTSTHPGVGGSAGGGLSRGPLRRFLDYAVLSVLAFVFALPVLYLLLGSLKPSDEVLNGLSGFLPTHLSFDNYAAVLDSLNSDSTGHFWQFMGVSLLLAFVVVTGGLFVNSMAAYGLSRLRWRGREAVFTLVLLLMLVPFESVAVPLFYMFNDQRNTLFIQALPFVANAFSVYQFHTFFRSIPPSIEEAARLDGAGPWRTFFAIIVPMSKPAFASVAILTFLTQWGSFLWPVLMVSDPSVRPLPLEMSVFQGQQPPDWGQILAFGVLLVLPVLIVFAFFQRWFVQGVASSAVKG
- a CDS encoding carbohydrate ABC transporter permease; translated protein: MKTVEPAPAAAPGRQQASPPGTPARRPSRRDRAWLHGLLMSAPAVAGLIAFVGIPFCYAVVLSFYNVRLGSPLEPTFFGVEQYRRLFTDPDLSGPFLRALLNNLTFAVVVVPLQTGLALGLAILLNRKLKAIGIFRSVFFMPVVFPMALVAVIWRLILARSDQGMLNSALDAVSLGNWGAFDWLGDGLTAMASIIVLSVWQGVGFQMVILLAGLQQIPGELYEAAQLDRATPWQQFRHVTLPGIRSTLVFVVMLTSVLSFRVFDQVYVLVKGGGLDEDAARTVMYQAVTTAFDQNNIGQASAITVVFFLIVVALTLIQRRVVRPDNED
- a CDS encoding YciI family protein, producing MKFLMMVQGTQADYEGMRGKASEDSPAWTQEQLRAMYAYMSAINDDLTETGEMLDGQGLAEPASTRFVTADADGKPVIKDGPYPDTAELLAGYWLLDCADLDRVTEIAARVAQCPGPEGLKEYPVVIRPVLEGAEDI
- a CDS encoding VOC family protein, translated to MATNDPNTAHGLPAPDVKLAQCFLAVDDHDKALAFYRDVLGMEVRGDVGFEGMRWVTVGSPLQPDVEIVLEPPAADPDISPADRETIATLLAKGVLRGVNFATSDCDALYARVEASGADVLQAPTDQPYGVRDCAFRDPAGNMLRFMQRRD
- a CDS encoding family 2B encapsulin nanocompartment shell protein, with the translated sequence MSVGEEVRSQQDRPQQSLGTAAARNLATTTKSTPQMQEISSRWLLRTLPWVNVQGGTYRVNRRLTYAVGDGRVTFVKTGDRVAVIPAELGELPALRTYEDIDVLGELAQRCEQREFAPGDVLAEFGSQAEEVFLLAHGKVEKIGTGPYGDDAVLGVLADGAYFGEQALLDPDAIWEYTARAVTACTVLVLPRQAVEQLAERAETLSEHLQEQRSIPSQRTNKYGEKEIDLAAGHSGEPDIPHTFVDYEAAPREYELSVAQTVLRIHTRVADLYNQPMNQTEQQIRLTVEALKERQEHELINNREFGLLHNCEYDQRLQPHDGVPSPDDLDELLCRRRGTKLLLAHPRAISAFGRELNKRGLVPETVDIAGNRIPTWRGVPIYPCNKIPVTEARTTSIIAMRTGEEDQGVIGLRAASIPDEIEPSLSVRFMGINEQAIIKYLVTAYYSAAVLVPDALGVLENVEIGRWR
- a CDS encoding helix-turn-helix transcriptional regulator; amino-acid sequence: MNRDDLVRLRRARDRMDREYAEPLDVTALARTALMSPGHFQRSFRAAFGETPYGYLMTRRIERAKALLRRGDLTVTEVCMAVGCTSLGSFSSRFTELVGETPSAYRARSHEEGAAIPACVAKRLTRPTRHRIRTAEPGEPS
- a CDS encoding dihydrofolate reductase family protein, which produces MRKLTYLIACSIDGFIGDPNGDASYMYPYVVGEYAEYAIAEFPDTNPVHVRRLIGTDGLPNKDYDTIIQGRASYDVALKEGITSPYTHLRQYVASRTLKESPDPSVEIISDDLVGKVRELKAEDSDLGIYLCGGSVIAGELVDEIDELIIKTYPVVQGSGMPMFGSGFALTEFTLDEVRGFDNGVVVRKYSRKR
- a CDS encoding family 2 encapsulin nanocompartment cargo protein polyprenyl transferase, with the translated sequence MGEFVTETERSPVGGVPRPAGVVERNRRGVLEPDGDAKPEPEKTESGAGAGAGLGLDLGLDLSADVGGSVGRAGSVSGLEGHEAAGILEQARRSVDPELRRAVGSLPGSMRRVARYHFGWEDAGGTPVTGNAGKAIRPALVLAAVSALGGRESTAVRAAAAVELVHNFTLLHDDVMDRDTTRRHRATAWTVFGIPDAILAGDALQALAQRLLAEDPHPASAAASARLAACVVELCAGQHTDTEMEGRRPEEVTLDEVLVMAEAKTGALLGCACAVGALYAGAGDEDVEALDAFGREAGLAFQLIDDVIGIWGDPSHTGKPAGADLMVRKKSLPVVAALASGTPEADELAELYGLPYAEGDLERTASAVERAGGRDWAQIQAADRMARAMHALSRAVPDPESAGGLLALAEFVTRRSS